A window from Aquabacterium sp. NJ1 encodes these proteins:
- the secF gene encoding protein translocase subunit SecF, translating into MEFFRIKRDIPFMRHALVFNAISFLTFAAAVFFLATRGLHLSIEFTGGSLIEVQYAQSADIAKARTAIEKLNYGEVQVQNFGSSRDVLIRIPLRAGMKQGDVVNQVFGALCTAEGGQVTKQDADKGPTQVCQAGATQPVNLQRSEFVGPQVGDELAHDGALALGVTVLGIMIYLAMRFEWKFSVAAIIANLHDVVIILGFFAFFQWEFSLSVLAAVLAVLGYSVNESVVIFDRIRETFRRMRKLNTHEVIDHAITSTMSRTIITHGCTEMMVLAMLIFGGPTLHYFALALTIGILFGIYSSVFVAAAIAMWLGVKREDLIKTGKKDLDPNDPHAGAVV; encoded by the coding sequence ATGGAATTCTTCCGCATCAAGCGCGACATCCCCTTCATGCGCCACGCGTTGGTCTTCAACGCGATTTCTTTCCTGACCTTTGCGGCCGCCGTCTTCTTCCTGGCGACGCGTGGCCTGCACCTGTCCATCGAGTTCACCGGTGGCTCGCTGATCGAGGTGCAGTACGCGCAGAGCGCCGACATCGCCAAGGCGCGCACCGCCATCGAGAAGCTGAATTACGGCGAGGTGCAGGTGCAGAACTTCGGCTCCTCGCGCGACGTGCTGATCCGCATCCCGCTGCGCGCCGGCATGAAGCAGGGTGACGTGGTCAACCAGGTGTTCGGTGCACTGTGCACGGCCGAAGGTGGCCAGGTCACCAAGCAGGATGCCGACAAGGGCCCCACCCAGGTCTGCCAGGCGGGTGCCACCCAGCCTGTGAACCTGCAACGCAGTGAGTTTGTCGGCCCGCAGGTCGGTGACGAGCTGGCCCACGACGGCGCCCTGGCACTCGGCGTGACCGTGCTGGGCATCATGATCTACCTGGCGATGCGCTTCGAGTGGAAGTTCTCGGTCGCGGCCATCATCGCCAACCTGCACGACGTCGTCATCATCCTGGGCTTCTTCGCCTTCTTCCAGTGGGAGTTCTCGCTCTCCGTGCTGGCGGCGGTGCTGGCGGTGCTGGGTTACTCGGTGAACGAGTCGGTGGTGATCTTCGACCGGATCCGTGAAACCTTCCGGCGCATGCGCAAGCTCAACACGCACGAGGTGATCGACCATGCCATCACCAGCACCATGAGCCGCACGATCATCACCCACGGCTGTACCGAAATGATGGTGCTGGCCATGCTGATCTTCGGCGGCCCGACGCTGCACTACTTTGCGCTGGCACTGACCATCGGCATCCTGTTTGGCATCTACTCGTCGGTCTTCGTGGCCGCGGCCATCGCGATGTGGCTGGGCGTCAAACGTGAGGATCTGATTAAAACGGGTAAAAAAGACCTCGATCCCAACGATCCGCACGCCGGCGCGGTGGTGTAG
- a CDS encoding DUF1631 family protein, with amino-acid sequence MTVGSHRALALTARVCFLESLAKGVGALVQASLEGARMLSMQSAEATLRQRRQDLVLDLPRATAAWQAEIDKRIHDALRDLRTGRPVSLRPLGNGEPKIDIPLSLVDDSDMDRDLTASRLSQAVSDLTGQEYTDLNARLQAVGGQVELANGQVDVLAPQWLAKGVVEGWLAAGMTIAHWATLQTVLQNEVSHWAQEAYHHANRVLLDHGVRPEIDLRPFIKRTRDSGQPRATAPGGLGGPAPHRGPGVGQPPSGNSGLQPLGQAYDETHMLTETPGMRAPAQQQVVLSKLNQVVSRQVPGFAPTAPVQAPVALSPGLGQAIQAVDQVVRRHAEDQQGQMVSTPAALLQDLQQSKQALKQAASTPVERATIEIVALLFQAILQEERLPAAIRVWFARLQMPVLRVAVSEPDFFATTSHPARVLIDRMGACVMGFVSGAQEHDDALHREIKRIVQVVEAYPDTGRRVFQTVLTEFERFLESYFREHNEASRKGVSLAQQVEQRETYAIQYTIELRKMLEGVPVHEGVREFLFKVWADVLAHNAVQTSQSSDETRALKKAAADLIWSASAKTSREERADVLMRLPPLLKTVREGMARSGVAVEKQDEHIQSLNTALAAAFSARSAALSAAHLKAVTDRLESLSDVLPDIGEVELDEQTLRDLSGHESDNLEIVAEGGTMPTPAMMGWARDLQVGAWFKLDYRGHTESVQLAWQGLQKQLILFVSPNGRGVLFQLHRLAAFLQAGLLVPVEDEPLTTRATREALAKLDADPARLLS; translated from the coding sequence ATGACTGTTGGTTCACACCGCGCGCTGGCGCTGACGGCCCGCGTCTGCTTCCTGGAGTCCCTGGCCAAAGGCGTGGGCGCCCTGGTGCAGGCCTCGCTGGAGGGTGCCCGGATGCTGTCCATGCAGTCGGCCGAGGCCACGCTGCGCCAGCGTCGTCAGGATCTGGTGCTGGACCTGCCCCGCGCCACCGCGGCTTGGCAGGCCGAGATCGACAAACGCATCCACGACGCCCTGCGCGACCTGCGCACCGGGCGGCCGGTTAGTTTGCGGCCTTTGGGCAACGGTGAACCCAAGATCGACATCCCCTTGAGCCTGGTCGACGACAGCGACATGGACCGTGACCTCACGGCCTCGCGCCTGTCGCAGGCTGTGTCCGACCTGACGGGGCAGGAGTACACCGACCTCAATGCGCGCCTGCAAGCCGTGGGCGGGCAGGTGGAGTTGGCCAATGGCCAGGTGGACGTGCTGGCACCCCAATGGCTGGCCAAGGGCGTGGTCGAGGGCTGGCTGGCGGCCGGCATGACGATCGCACATTGGGCCACGCTGCAGACGGTGCTGCAAAACGAGGTGTCGCACTGGGCCCAGGAGGCCTACCACCACGCCAACCGCGTGTTGCTGGACCACGGGGTGCGCCCGGAAATCGACCTGCGCCCCTTCATCAAGCGCACGCGTGACAGCGGCCAGCCCCGCGCCACCGCGCCGGGCGGCCTGGGCGGCCCCGCGCCGCACCGTGGGCCGGGGGTGGGGCAGCCCCCATCCGGCAACAGCGGCCTGCAGCCCCTGGGCCAGGCCTACGACGAAACCCACATGCTGACGGAAACCCCGGGCATGCGTGCCCCCGCGCAGCAGCAGGTGGTGCTCAGCAAGCTCAACCAGGTGGTCTCGCGCCAGGTGCCCGGTTTTGCGCCAACGGCACCCGTGCAGGCGCCCGTGGCCCTCAGCCCGGGACTGGGGCAGGCCATCCAGGCGGTGGACCAGGTGGTGCGCCGGCATGCCGAGGACCAGCAGGGGCAGATGGTCAGCACGCCCGCGGCCTTGCTTCAGGATCTGCAACAGAGCAAGCAGGCGCTCAAACAAGCGGCCTCCACGCCGGTCGAGCGCGCCACCATCGAGATCGTGGCCCTGTTGTTCCAGGCCATCCTGCAGGAAGAGCGCCTGCCCGCCGCCATCCGGGTGTGGTTCGCACGCTTGCAGATGCCGGTGTTGCGCGTGGCCGTCAGCGAGCCGGACTTTTTTGCCACCACCAGCCACCCGGCGCGCGTGCTGATCGACCGCATGGGGGCCTGCGTGATGGGCTTCGTGTCCGGCGCGCAGGAGCATGACGACGCCCTGCACCGCGAAATCAAGCGCATCGTGCAGGTGGTGGAGGCTTACCCCGATACCGGTCGGCGCGTGTTCCAGACGGTGCTCACCGAGTTCGAGCGCTTTCTGGAGAGCTATTTCCGCGAGCACAACGAGGCCAGCCGCAAGGGGGTCTCGCTGGCGCAGCAGGTTGAGCAGCGCGAAACCTATGCCATCCAGTACACCATCGAGCTGCGCAAGATGCTCGAAGGCGTGCCGGTGCACGAAGGCGTGCGCGAGTTCCTGTTCAAGGTCTGGGCCGATGTGCTGGCGCACAACGCCGTGCAGACCAGCCAGTCCAGCGATGAAACCCGGGCGCTCAAGAAGGCGGCCGCTGATCTGATCTGGTCGGCCAGTGCCAAGACCTCGCGCGAAGAGCGCGCCGATGTGCTGATGCGCCTGCCGCCGCTGCTGAAAACCGTGCGCGAAGGCATGGCCCGCTCCGGCGTGGCGGTCGAGAAGCAGGACGAGCACATCCAGTCGCTCAACACGGCGCTCGCGGCGGCCTTCTCGGCCCGCTCGGCGGCCTTGTCGGCGGCGCACCTGAAAGCGGTCACCGACCGCCTGGAATCGTTGTCTGATGTCTTGCCTGACATCGGCGAGGTCGAGCTTGATGAGCAGACTTTGCGTGATTTGTCTGGACATGAGAGCGATAACCTGGAGATCGTGGCAGAAGGCGGCACGATGCCGACGCCGGCCATGATGGGCTGGGCCCGCGACCTGCAGGTGGGCGCTTGGTTCAAGCTGGACTACCGCGGCCACACCGAATCGGTCCAGCTGGCCTGGCAGGGCTTGCAAAAGCAGCTGATCCTGTTCGTGTCACCCAATGGTCGCGGGGTGCTGTTCCAGCTGCATCGCCTGGCCGCCTTCCTGCAGGCCGGCTTGCTCGTGCCTGTTGAAGATGAGCCATTGACCACCCGCGCCACGCGTGAAGCGCTGGCCAAGCTCGACGCCGACCCTGCGCGCCTGCTGAGCTGA
- a CDS encoding PilN domain-containing protein — MFFRRQSHDGSQWVTVIQDGSAVHAAQVAYNAEGRPCVSWMWQGEADGIGAGLRTLQAAKRLRGCSLVGVLGRQHYRMLATDTPDVPRGDLRDAMRWHLKEQVDFPVDDAVLDVLDVPQSTLRSSSAVMSFLISRADYTTIELAADDLGLNWTALDVPETALRNLCALAEEGEKAHALMVFGDAHGMLVITLKGELLMARHIEVTLSAVTGDEETRGAALSRAALEILRTVDTFERMHSQVHLSSMTVALPPGCGEGALEMLSELIYVPLTAMDLRQWFDLDALGERADVLAQGATFSELCVLGAALRAHANFAERVQLQLLDPNSVLGQAPPWGALLGVRVAAGVLALGLVAGLGLRAAASAIGMRATQTEQDINVLRMAAAANPPSPIVKELEGLRQKEAQQRQVQDALQGSMVWASQGYSDYLMALGRQTYPGVWITGLSVQGDGSDIVLTGRTTSASVLPGYLQKLGAEERFKGRRFAQLEMTAVDGTGGMVEGVVQFTLKGLRKDQGDTTTREAALRAVSRATEEANREAQKK, encoded by the coding sequence ATGTTTTTTCGACGCCAGTCACATGATGGTTCGCAGTGGGTCACGGTGATCCAGGATGGATCGGCTGTGCACGCTGCGCAAGTGGCGTACAACGCCGAGGGCCGCCCCTGCGTGAGCTGGATGTGGCAGGGCGAGGCCGATGGCATCGGCGCAGGGCTGCGCACCTTGCAGGCTGCCAAGCGCCTGCGGGGCTGTTCGCTGGTGGGGGTGCTGGGTCGCCAGCACTACCGCATGCTCGCCACGGACACGCCCGACGTGCCTCGCGGGGACTTGCGCGACGCCATGCGCTGGCACCTCAAGGAGCAGGTGGACTTTCCGGTGGACGACGCCGTGCTCGATGTGCTGGACGTGCCCCAGAGCACGCTGCGCAGCAGCAGCGCCGTGATGAGCTTCCTGATCTCGCGCGCGGACTACACCACCATCGAACTCGCTGCGGATGACCTGGGCCTGAACTGGACGGCCCTGGACGTGCCGGAAACGGCCTTGCGCAACCTGTGCGCCCTGGCCGAAGAGGGCGAAAAAGCCCATGCCTTGATGGTGTTCGGCGACGCGCACGGCATGCTGGTCATCACGCTCAAGGGCGAGCTGCTGATGGCCCGCCACATCGAGGTGACGCTGTCGGCGGTGACCGGTGACGAAGAAACGCGCGGTGCAGCGCTCAGCCGTGCCGCCCTGGAAATCCTGCGCACGGTGGACACCTTCGAGCGCATGCACAGCCAGGTCCACCTGTCGTCGATGACGGTGGCGTTGCCTCCCGGCTGCGGTGAAGGCGCGCTGGAGATGCTGTCCGAGCTGATCTACGTGCCGCTGACGGCCATGGATCTGCGGCAATGGTTTGACCTGGACGCCCTGGGCGAGCGCGCCGACGTGCTGGCGCAAGGGGCCACCTTCAGCGAGTTGTGCGTGCTGGGCGCGGCCTTGCGTGCCCATGCGAATTTTGCCGAACGGGTGCAGTTGCAATTGCTGGACCCCAACAGCGTGCTGGGCCAGGCCCCGCCCTGGGGGGCTTTGCTGGGCGTGCGTGTGGCTGCGGGCGTGCTGGCGCTGGGCCTGGTGGCGGGGCTGGGCCTGCGGGCGGCAGCCAGTGCGATCGGCATGCGCGCCACCCAGACCGAGCAGGACATCAACGTCCTGCGCATGGCCGCCGCAGCCAACCCGCCTTCGCCCATCGTGAAGGAACTGGAAGGCCTGCGCCAGAAGGAGGCGCAGCAGCGCCAGGTGCAGGACGCCCTGCAGGGCAGCATGGTGTGGGCTTCGCAAGGCTATTCGGACTACCTGATGGCCCTGGGCCGCCAGACCTATCCCGGCGTGTGGATCACCGGCCTGAGTGTGCAGGGTGATGGCAGCGACATCGTGCTGACGGGCCGCACCACCAGTGCGTCGGTGCTGCCCGGCTACCTGCAGAAGCTGGGTGCCGAGGAGCGCTTCAAGGGCCGCCGTTTCGCGCAGCTGGAGATGACCGCGGTGGACGGCACCGGCGGCATGGTCGAAGGCGTGGTGCAGTTCACGCTCAAGGGCCTGCGCAAGGACCAGGGCGACACGACCACGCGCGAAGCCGCGCTGCGCGCGGTGAGCCGGGCGACCGAAGAAGCCAACAGAGAGGCACAAAAGAAATGA
- the mshL gene encoding pilus (MSHA type) biogenesis protein MshL, which translates to MKSLHTIPGALVLGLSMAGGSGAHAANVDESGLGESLALAGRMSTSLNLSQMQAALQARPPAAGPASARQGEARFDLAVRNAPAAQVFAQIGAGSNYNMLVPPDITGTISLTLKNTTMHEALDTLREMYGYDYRITGNRVFVASNTVQTRLYRINYLPGRRVGSSELSISSAAQANASGANANSGTGATGSTGTPTGTTGSGGNSLTSSVRTTSDADFWKDVSESLTSMIGSKDGRSVTINAGAGVILVRATPAELRQVTEYLRAVQITIERQVMLEAKIVEVQLSKGSETGINWGAFRSQGVDGHLGLLNLAPGTTLTGSVLSNSNVSVTPGTGVSSTSTGKGFYGLAIQTPNFAALLSFLETQGNVQVLSSPRIAALNNQKAVLKVGSDDTFVTSVTNNVTTSNNGNTVNSPTVGTKTYFSGISLDVTPQIDDSGTVMLHVHPAISVATTKNLSLQLGDAGTYQVPGVAISINETDSMVRVRDGQIVAIGGLMQQSGNSSTAGLPILSDAPVVGNLFRYKSTSNTKRELVILIKPTVISDDGNGANPVVPATPLLDQETASN; encoded by the coding sequence ATGAAGTCATTGCACACCATCCCGGGCGCGCTGGTTCTGGGCTTGAGCATGGCTGGGGGAAGCGGGGCCCATGCTGCCAATGTCGATGAGTCGGGCTTGGGCGAGTCCCTCGCACTGGCCGGCCGCATGAGCACGAGCTTGAACTTGTCGCAGATGCAGGCGGCCTTGCAGGCGCGCCCACCGGCCGCAGGGCCGGCGAGCGCCAGGCAGGGTGAGGCCCGTTTCGACCTGGCCGTGCGCAATGCGCCGGCCGCACAGGTCTTTGCGCAGATCGGTGCCGGCAGCAACTACAACATGCTGGTGCCTCCCGACATCACGGGCACCATCAGCCTGACCTTGAAGAACACCACTATGCACGAAGCGCTCGACACCCTGCGCGAGATGTATGGCTATGACTACCGCATCACCGGCAACCGCGTGTTCGTGGCGTCGAACACCGTGCAGACGCGCTTGTACCGCATCAACTACCTGCCCGGCCGCCGCGTTGGTTCGTCGGAGTTGAGCATCTCGTCGGCCGCGCAGGCCAATGCCTCGGGTGCTAACGCCAATTCAGGCACGGGCGCCACGGGCAGCACCGGCACGCCCACCGGGACGACCGGCAGTGGCGGCAACAGCCTGACCTCGTCGGTGCGCACCACCTCGGATGCGGACTTCTGGAAGGACGTGAGCGAATCGCTCACCTCGATGATCGGCAGCAAGGATGGCCGCAGCGTGACGATCAATGCCGGTGCCGGCGTGATCCTGGTGCGCGCGACACCCGCCGAGTTGCGCCAGGTCACCGAGTACCTGCGTGCCGTGCAGATCACCATCGAACGCCAGGTGATGCTCGAAGCCAAGATCGTCGAGGTGCAGTTGTCCAAGGGCTCGGAGACGGGCATCAACTGGGGTGCCTTCCGCTCGCAAGGTGTGGACGGCCATTTGGGCCTGCTCAACCTGGCGCCGGGCACGACCCTGACGGGCTCCGTGCTGAGCAACAGCAATGTGTCGGTCACGCCGGGCACGGGTGTGAGCTCGACCAGCACCGGCAAGGGCTTCTATGGCCTGGCCATCCAGACGCCGAACTTCGCCGCGCTGCTCTCCTTCCTGGAAACGCAGGGCAATGTGCAGGTGCTCTCCAGCCCCCGCATCGCCGCGCTCAACAACCAGAAGGCCGTGTTGAAGGTGGGCAGCGACGACACCTTCGTGACCTCGGTGACCAACAACGTCACGACCTCGAACAATGGCAACACCGTGAACTCGCCGACGGTGGGCACCAAGACCTACTTCAGCGGCATCTCGCTGGACGTGACACCACAGATCGACGACAGCGGCACGGTGATGCTGCATGTGCACCCCGCCATCAGCGTGGCCACGACCAAGAACCTGTCGCTGCAACTGGGCGATGCCGGTACCTACCAGGTGCCTGGCGTGGCCATCTCGATCAACGAGACCGACAGCATGGTGCGCGTGCGTGATGGCCAGATCGTGGCCATCGGCGGGCTGATGCAGCAGTCGGGCAACAGCAGCACGGCCGGCTTGCCCATCCTGAGCGATGCCCCCGTGGTGGGCAACCTGTTTCGCTACAAATC